The genomic region CAGCGCCAGACCCTCTGGCTCGCCTACGAACGCGGCTACTTCAACATCCCCCGCGACACGTCGCTCTCGGAACTCGCGGACGAGCTGGGTGTGTCGAGCCAGGCCGTCTCGGAGCGGCTCCGTCGGGCGATGGGGTCCTACCTCGGGACGACCATGCTGACGGAGTGAGACACCGCCGTTCTCGACGGTCCCGCTCCGTCTCGGCGACGATAGAACGATTGTAGCGAGGACACGCGATTCCACCAGTCTCGGTGGGAAATAGTTGTATCATGCACGGAGCGTCGCAATCAGCGACGTGGTGAAAACTCGTGAACCGGACCGGGACCGCTATTCGCTCGACGTGACTTCGCTCGCCTCGGCCTCCTGTGACTCGCCGTCCTCGACAGGTTCGGTTTCGACACGCGTGAGGCGTGCCTTCATGATGCGGGTGTTCTCGACCGCCTCGACGGTGATGCGGATGTCGCCGTACTCTATCTCTTCACCTTCCTCGACGAGCCGACCGGCCCGGTTGAAGATGAAGCCCGCGATGGTCTCGAACTCCTCACCCTCGGGGAGTTCGATCTCCATCGCCTCGTTGACGACCTCGATGTTCACCTCGCCCTTGACGATGTAGGTGTCCTCGTCGAGGGCCTCGATGGGCTCTTCCTCCTCACCCTCGAGGATCTCGCCGACGATCTCCTCGATCATGTCCTCCATCGTCACCAGCCCCTCGGTGGTGCCGAACTCGTCGATGACGATGACCATGTGCATGCGGTTCTCGCGCATCTCGGCCATCAGTTCGTCGGCGTTCTTCGACTCGGGGACGTGCAGCGTCGGGTGGATGAGGTCACTGAGCGTGATGTCCTCGGGTTCGCTCTCGCCGTAGTTCAGGTCCCGGACGAGGTCACGGATGTGGACGACGCCGATGACGTTGTCCAGGCTCCCCTCGTACACCGGGATGCGGGCGTGACCCGACCGGATACACTGCTCGATAGCCTCCTCGATGGGGGCGTCCTTGGGGACGGCCTCCATGTCGAGACGGGGGGTCATCACCTCCTTCGCGATGGTGTTGTTGAACCGGAAGATGCGCTGGAGCATCTCGTGTTCTTCTTCCTCGATGACGCCCTCGCGTTCGCCGGTCTCGATCATGTCCTGAATCTCGTCGCGCGTGACGTACGAGGTCTCGATGGCCGACCGCCCGCCCGTGACGCTGTTCACGATACGGGTCAGGTAGTCGAACAGCACGATGAGCGGCATCAGGACGTACTCGGACACCTTCAGGGGCTTCGCGATGCGAAGCGACCACGACTCGGTGTTCTCGACCGCGTAGCTCTTCGGGGCGGACTCCCCGAACAGCAGGACGAGGGCGGTGATACCGAAGGTCGCAGCGATGACGGCCTCGCCCTGTCCGAGGTACAGGCCGAACAACCCGGTCGCGATGGACGACATCGCGATGTTCACGAGGTTGTTCCCGACGAGGATGGTCACGAGCAGCCGGTGCGGGTCGTTCTTCAGTTCGGCGACCGTGTCGGCTCCAGGTGTCCCATCCTCGACGAGTGCCTCGACGCGGTGCTTCGCGAGCGAGAACATCGCGATCTCGGACGACGAAAAGAACGCCGAGAGTCCGATGAGGATGACGATGACGAACGAGCCAGCCAGTGCTAGCACGTCTTTCGGGATGAGTATCCCGTAGACGTTGACGTCGCTCTGGAGGACCACAGCCGCAATACTAGACGATGAACCCATTCAACAGTGACCCTTGGTGGCCGCCGGGATTAACTCTTTTCTCTTTCGTTGACCAGTCTGGGAGTCGATTGACACGCTCGCGGCCTGCCGGGAACAACACCTTTTCCGACCTCGCCGGCGAAGTAGGCTGTATGTCAGAGCGCGACCCGGGCATCACCCTCTACCGGCTGCAGGCGTGCCCGTTCTGTGAACGAGTCGTCCGTGTGCTGGACGAGTACGGCCTCGACTACGAGTCCCGGTTCGTCGAACCGATGCACTCGGACCGCAACGTCGTCAAGCGAATCTCGGGTAAGCGCACGGTGCCCGCCATCGTCGACGAGAACACCGGCGTCACCATGTCCGAGAGCGCGAACATCGTGGAGTACCTTCACGGCACCTACGGCGACGGGGGTGCGAACTGATGGAGCTCGACTTCGACGTGGTCGACCTGCCCGAGGCGGACCACGTGGCCGAGGGCGACGAAGCGCCCGATTTCACCCGCCCGCTGGTGAACGAGGAGTACTGGGCGGACGCCTCCCTCTCGGACCTCACCGAGGAGGGCCCGGTCCTGCTCGTCTTCTACACGATGGACGGCGCGTTCCCCGCGACGTACATCTGGAACGAGATCCGCGACCGCGAGTGGGGCGA from Haloarchaeobius sp. HME9146 harbors:
- a CDS encoding glutathione S-transferase N-terminal domain-containing protein; translation: MSERDPGITLYRLQACPFCERVVRVLDEYGLDYESRFVEPMHSDRNVVKRISGKRTVPAIVDENTGVTMSESANIVEYLHGTYGDGGAN
- a CDS encoding hemolysin family protein; translation: MGSSSSIAAVVLQSDVNVYGILIPKDVLALAGSFVIVILIGLSAFFSSSEIAMFSLAKHRVEALVEDGTPGADTVAELKNDPHRLLVTILVGNNLVNIAMSSIATGLFGLYLGQGEAVIAATFGITALVLLFGESAPKSYAVENTESWSLRIAKPLKVSEYVLMPLIVLFDYLTRIVNSVTGGRSAIETSYVTRDEIQDMIETGEREGVIEEEEHEMLQRIFRFNNTIAKEVMTPRLDMEAVPKDAPIEEAIEQCIRSGHARIPVYEGSLDNVIGVVHIRDLVRDLNYGESEPEDITLSDLIHPTLHVPESKNADELMAEMRENRMHMVIVIDEFGTTEGLVTMEDMIEEIVGEILEGEEEEPIEALDEDTYIVKGEVNIEVVNEAMEIELPEGEEFETIAGFIFNRAGRLVEEGEEIEYGDIRITVEAVENTRIMKARLTRVETEPVEDGESQEAEASEVTSSE